Proteins from one Astatotilapia calliptera chromosome 8, fAstCal1.2, whole genome shotgun sequence genomic window:
- the oat gene encoding ornithine aminotransferase, mitochondrial: protein MKGMFLQLSRAIHTAPALRYGIHSGTRPVSTAASKKRVERSLTSEEIYAREGKHGAHNYHPLPVALERGEGIYVWDVGGNRYFDFLSAYSAVNQGHCHPKIIAALTSQASKLTLTSRAFYNDVLGAYAEYITNMFGYDKVLPMNTGVEGGETACKLARKWAYNVKGIPKNKAKIIFAEGNFWGRTMAAISSSTDPSSYEGFGPYMPGFELVPFNDIPALEKALQDQNVAAFMMEPIQGEAGVVVPDQGYLTKVRELCTKYNVLWIADEVQTGLARTGRRLAVDHEDVRPDMVILGKALSGGVYPVSAVLCDDEIMLTIKPGEHGSTFGGNPVGCRVAIAALEVIEEEKLADNAQRMGEKLRAQLNKLPKDIVTTVRGKGLLNAVVIKETKDYDAWRVCLRLRDNGLLAKPTHGDIIRLAPPLIIKEDELEECIDIIQRTIMSF, encoded by the exons atgaagggAATGTTTCTCCAGCTGAGCCGTGCGATCCATACCGCACCTGCTCTCCGTTATGGCATCCATTCTGGGACGCGCCCCGTCTCAACTGCCGCCTCCAAAAAGAGGGTTGAGCGCTcgttgacttctgaggaaatctACGCTCGTGAAGGCAAGCATGGAGCGCACAACTACCATCCCCTTCCTGTGGCCCTGGAGAGAGGAGAAG GCATCTATGTGTGGGATGTGGGGGGCAACCGGTACTTTGACTTCCTCAGTGCATACAGTGCTGTAAACCAGGGCCACTGCCATCCCAAGATCATAGCTGCACTCACCTCCCAAGCATCGAAGCTCACCTTGACTTCCAGAGCGTTCTATAATGATGTGCTGGGAGCCTATGCGGAGTATATCACCAACATGTTTGGCTATGATAAAGTTTTGCCAATGAATACAG GTGTTGAGGGTGGTGAGACTGCCTGCAAGCTCGCACGCAAGTGGGCCTACAATGTAAAGGGGATTCCCAAAAACAAGGCAAAAATCATTTTTGCAG AGGGAAACTTCTGGGGCCGCACCATGGCAGCCATCTCCAGCTCCACTGATCCCAGTAGCTACGAAGGTTTCGGCCCCTATATGCCAGGATTTGAACTGGTCCCATTCAACGACATACCTGCACTAGAG AAAGCCCTTCAAGACCAAAATGTTGCAGCTTTCATGATGGAACCCATCCAAGGGGAAGCTGGTGTGGTGGTGCCCGACCAGGGCTACCTGACTAAAGTCAGGGAACTTTGCACAAAATACAAT GTGTTGTGGATTGCTGATGAGGTGCAGACAGGCTTGGCACGTACTGGCCGACGGCTGGCTGTGGACCACGAAGACGTTCGTCCGGATATGGTCATTCTAGGCAAAGCTCTTTCTGGAGGAGTTTACCCA GTATCTGCTGTACTGTGTGATGATGAGATAATGCTGACCATCAAACCTGGTGAGCACGGCTCCACATTTGGAGGTAACCCGGTGGGCTGTCGGGTAGCTATTGCTGCGCTAGAG GTGATAGAGGAGGAGAAGCTGGCAGATAATGCCCAGAGGATGGGGGAAAAGCTGCGGGCTCAGCTCAACAAGCTGCCCAAAGACATAGTGACAACAGTGAGAGGAAAAGGCCTCCTCAATGCAGTCGTCATCAAAGAGACCAAAG ACTACGATGCGTGGAGAGTGTGCTTGCGTCTTCGTGACAATGGTCTGCTGGCAAAACCCACCCACGGTGACATCATCCGCCTGGCTCCTCCCCTCATCATCAAAGAGGACGAGCTAGAGGAATGCATTGATATCATCCAAAGAACCATCATGTCTTTCTAA